GCCGCCATCAACGCCGCCATCGCCGAGGCCATCGGGGCGCTCGGCGTGGAGGACTGCGTCGAGCGGCTCGACCGTCACGGCGTGCCGGCCCACCGGGTCCTCGACGTCGCCGAGGCGCTCGAGGCGACCGCGGCCACCCAGCCCGAACGCGTCGACACCTCGGCGACCCCACCGCGTTACGCGTTCCCCGTCCAGTACCGATGACCTCCGACCAGGGAGATGCCATGCCCTCCACGTTGTTGCCGCTCCGCGGCGTCCGTTGCCGTCGCTGCGACCTCGTCGCGACGCCCGTGCAGTCCTTCGGCTGCGAGGCCTGCGGGGCCCACGGCCCCGACCTCGAGGAGACCGACCTGACCGGCGACGGCGTGGTGCTCAACGCCGTCGACGTGCACCGGCGCGACGCCGCGACCGTCCACATCGGCTCCGTCCACCTCGCCGAGGGGCCGATGCTGCGGGCGCTGCTCGACGGCGCGATCCCGGCGGGGACGCCGGTTGCCGCGACCGACGTCGACGGCGTGCTCGTGTTCGCGGCCGGCGGCGGGAGCGGCCGATGACGCTCACGCTGTCCGACCTGCGTCCCGTGTACGTCGTCGGGATCGGTCTCCACCGGTTCCAGCGCCCGACCGACACGAGCTTCGTCGAGCTCGGCCTCACCGCCGTGCGCGCCGCCCTCGCGGACGCGGGGGTGCCGTGGGAGTCGGTCGAGGCGGCGTACACCGGGTCCACCCGGCTCGGCATGGCCGTCTCGCGACCCATGCTCCGCCACCTCGGCGTCACCGGGATCCCGATGACCCAGGTGGAGAACGCCTCCGCCTCGAGCTCGTCGGCCTTCCGGCTGGCGGTGCGCGACGTGGCGGCCGGGTTCGCGGACGTGACGCTCGCGATGGGCGTCGACAAGGCGGCGACCGGCCTCCGCGCCGAGACGCTCACCGGGATCGCCCCGCACGACGAGGGCCTCACGACCCCGGCGGTGCACTTCGCGCTGCTGGCCGAGGAGTACCTCCGCTCGCGCGGGGCCGGCGCCGAGGACCTCGCCCGCGTCGCGGTGAAGAACCACAACAACGCGGCCGACAACCCCTTCGCGCACCGCCAGCAGCGTCGTACGGTCGAGGAGGTCCTGGCCGACCGCCCGATCGCCGGCATCCTCACGCGTCTGCAGTGCTGCCCCATCGGAGAGGGCGGGTCCGCCGTCGTGGTCGCGAGCGAGGAGGGCATCCGCCGCCTCGGCATCGATCCCGCCCGGGCCGTCCGGGTGCTGTCGAGCGCGCAGCAGTCGGAGCAGCTCTACGGCACGCGCAGCTACGACGCGGAGCTCACCGGCGCGACGACCCAGCAGGCACTGGACGAGGCGGGG
This Nocardioides alkalitolerans DNA region includes the following protein-coding sequences:
- a CDS encoding thiolase family protein yields the protein MTLTLSDLRPVYVVGIGLHRFQRPTDTSFVELGLTAVRAALADAGVPWESVEAAYTGSTRLGMAVSRPMLRHLGVTGIPMTQVENASASSSSAFRLAVRDVAAGFADVTLAMGVDKAATGLRAETLTGIAPHDEGLTTPAVHFALLAEEYLRSRGAGAEDLARVAVKNHNNAADNPFAHRQQRRTVEEVLADRPIAGILTRLQCCPIGEGGSAVVVASEEGIRRLGIDPARAVRVLSSAQQSEQLYGTRSYDAELTGATTQQALDEAGVAARDIDVIELHDAFAIEELQYLETMGIVPEGGAPSALRDGELAIGGRVAVSPSGGLLAMGHPIGPTGVAQIVEVTQQLRGEAGVRQQPGARHGLAHLVGVGAVCVVHVLAAPA